In the Arenicella chitinivorans genome, TAATACCGCCAAGGAAGACAATCATCATCGGCTCGATGATGCTACTTAATGCATCGACAGCGTCGTCAACTTCACGCTCGTAGAAATCGGCTACTTTATCGAGCATAATTTCGAGTTCACCTGATTCCTCGCCGCTTGCTACCATCTGCAGCATCATATTAGGAAAAACTTTGGTTTGCGCCATGGAGTTTTCGAGTCCTCGACCGGTACTGATATCGGCTTTCACGTCGCTGACGGCTTTTTGATAAACTCGATTACCGGTTGATGCACCAACTGTATCCATGCCGTCAACCAATGGAACACCTGCCCCGAATATAATCGACAGGGTTCTGGCAAACCTTGCAAGAGCGGATTTCTGAAGAATTACCCCGAACGCAGGCAGCCGAATGAGCACTCTGTCCATCGTGAACTTCAGCTTTTCTGAACGTTTGTAGGAGAAGACGAAACCAACTGCCACGCCCGCTATCCCGAGTACGAACATCCACCAGTATTCTTGCATCCACTCGGACATATCTACGATTATGCGTGTCAATGTGGGTAGGTCTGCCCCGACGCCTTGGAACAAAGTTTCAAACTGTGGAATAACGAACAGTAAAAGCAGGATTGTAACGACGACAGACACGAACAATACAATCAACGGGTACATCATCGCAGATTTAACCTTGCTCTTGATTGCCTCAAGTTTTTCGTTGTAGGTCGCTACGCGATCCAGCATTGTATCGAGCTTACCGGATTCTTCACCGGCTTCTGTCAAACTGGTAAACAGCCGATTAAAGTACTTGGGATGTTTTTTTAACGCATTACTGAGCGAGGTTCCAGACTCAACTTCGCGTGCCAGCTCCATCATCAGCTTTTCCATGGATTGACTGTCATGGCCCTTACCGATTGCTCTCAGGGTCTGAGCAATCGGAATACCTGCACCAATCATAGTGGCCATCTGTCGCGATGCGAATGAGATGTCGACCGACTTAATCGGTTTGCTGCTTGAAAAAAGCGGTTTGGGCTTGCGTTTAATCTTGGTGACGCGCACTCCACGTTGCCGCAATATCGCACGTGCTTGAGAGAGCGTTGGGGCCTCGATGCTACCACCGGTGGTGGCGCGTTTCTGGTTCACTCCTTCCCAGTCAAACTCGAAAACTTTTTTCTGATTGGTTTTGGCCATATTGATTATTCTTGGTTTTTAAACGTGGGTACAAGTTTATTGCTGTCGGTAAGCTCACGGATTCAAGTATGACAAGCAGTCGGCTATATCGGTGCCGATTCAGTAAACAACCTGAACTTCTTAAAACTTAACGTTGAGCATGGTTTTCCTATAGTAAACCACTGATGTAAAAAGAGAAATAGCCAGTAGAGTATATTATACGTTGGTGACGCGTTCAATTTCCTCAAGTGAGGTTAAACCGCCTTTCACCTTGATCAGGCCGGACCGCCGGAGGTCTATCGTACCTTCTTTTTCAGCTTGTCGTTCAATATCTCGCTCGGTACAGCCCTCCATAATCATGGTCTTAATCGCTTCTGATATTGGCATGACCTGGAATACACCAGCTCGACCCTTATACCCCTCGGTGCAAGAAGCGCAACCCTTGGGGTTCGCGGTAAACGGAGTGAATGTGCCGATTTCTTCGGGCTTGTAGCCAGCATCAAGAAGCGCTTTCTCGGGTAGTTCTGCGTCTATTTTGCACTGCTGACAAAGACGTCTCACTAGTCGTTGGGCCACAATTAGTTGCACCGCAGACGCGACGTTAAATGCAGGAACCCCCATATTCAGTAATCGAGTCAGCGTTGCTGGTGCGTCGTTGGTATGCAGTGTACTCAGTACCATATGACCTGTTTGTGCGGCTTTGATGGCGATTTCTGCGGTTTCGAGGTCACGAATCTCACCCAGCATCAAAATATCTGGATCCTGACGAAGAAAGGCGCGAAGTGCGTCAGCGAAGCCCATGTTCGCCTTCTCGTTGATGTTTACCTGCGTAATCCCTGGGAGTTGAATCTCAACCGGGTCTTCCACGGTGGAAATATTCTTAGTGGGCTCATTAAGCATATTGAGCGCGGAGTACAGCGTTACGGTTTTACCAGAACCGGTCGGCCCCGTAATAAGTACCATGCCGTACGGTCGTGCAACGGCGGCGGAATAAAGCCCCAACTGCTCTTTCGTAAAGCCAAGTGTTGTCAAGTCCAAATTCGCTGCACTGGAATCCAGAATACGCATAACAACTTTCTCGCCATACACTGTTGGCAGGGTATTTACACGAAAATCGTAGGCTTTATTGCGCGCGACTTTTAATTTTACCCGGCCGTCTTGCGGGATACGTCGTTCGGCTATGTCGAGTTTGGCGAGAATTTTGACGCGCGCCACAATGCGAGGCGCGAACGAGATCGGCTGCGTGGTGATTTTATGTAAGATGCCGTCGATACGAAAACGAATTCGGAGCTCGCGCTCAAACGGCTCGATGTGAATATCTGAAGCGCCACGATTGATCGCGTCTACTAGGATTTTATTGACGTACTTTACAATGGGGGCTTCGTTGGGATCGAAGTCTAAATCATCTCTTGGTTTGTCGTCGCTTCCTGTGTCATCTTCAAGATCCAGCTCCATGTCGCCATCACCCAGGAAGTCCTCAAGTGTGGCGCTCTGCTCTTCCTGAATTTTTTGAATTGCACCTTCAAGCGCGGAGAGCTCGGCTTGTATCGGTAGAACCTGGAGTCCGGTGTAGAACTTAATCTCGTCAATGGCTGATTTATTCGTCGGATCAAACACTGCCACGAATAAATTTTTTCCACGCCTAAACAATGGCAGCGCGGTGTGCCGCTCGACCAGCTTCATATCGACTAAGTCTGTCGGTATTTGAGTCAGATCAAAAGCACCTAAGTCGAATAGCGGACTTCCAAATCGATCAGAGAACTGTTTGCTCAGATCATAGCTTGACAGAACACCTCGCTGGTTTAGCTGTTGAACGATTTCCTTGGGCTCATTATGTTCTACGACTATTTCTTCAATGTCACTCCGATCCGCGAGATCGAGGTTGATGAGCGTTTGCGCGAGTGCTGGTAGTGGTTTATTCATTTGAGAATTTCTGAGCTTTGAACATAAGTTGACTGATTCAAATATACTCTAAATATTGGTTGAGTGCTTAAAATACAGTGTATTCAAACTTTAATGGGCTGGCTAATGTCTGCAGTCTACTGAAACGTGAGCCATTAAGTAAATAGAGTGAAACTGCGCTAGTATCCGGCTAGGGAAACGCAACAAAAATAGTCATCTAAAATGAATTTACCTCGAACCGTTGATGTTTTGGGTCTTAAATACTCAGTCACGGACTATAAGGCTGCGACTGATTTGGTATTGAAAGCTGCCCATGAAAAAAGACATTTTTCCTTGTACGCATTGCCGGTGCACGGTGTCATAGAACGCAGAAGGGATAACGAGTTCGCACAGGCGTGCGATTCTGCAACCATGATCGTACCTGACGGTCAGCCTATACGCTGGATGATGAATTGGTTGCATGATGCAAACTTAGCTGATCGCGTTTACGGACCGACGTTGCTTCGCCACGTACTGCTTGGCCCCCACACTGAAGAGTTTCGAGTGTATGTGTACGGCGGCCGGACACCGGCGGTTCAGCAGGCCTTTATTGATCATATTGAGACCACCTATACCAATGTTCGGGTCTGTGGTCGGTATCGTGAGGATAGCGCTGATGTGCAGACCCTTACCGCGGCGATGGTGAACGCGACGCAACCGAATTTGGTGCTGGTTGGACTGGGTTGCCCGAAGCAGGAAAAGTGGATAGCGCAACAACAGCATGACATCTCCGCAGCCCTGATGGGCGTTGGCGCGGCATTTAGCTTTTTCTCCGGAGATCAAAAAACGGCGCCCGGGTGGATGCAGGATTTCGGGTTGGAATGGTTGTTTCGATTAGGCCAAGAGCCAAGGCGCTTGTGGCAACGGTATTTGTACACCAATAGTTTGTTCGTTCTGCTTGCGATTGGGGCACTTGCCAAGCACACACTTGGGCTGAAAAAATGACTCTAACGCCGGGGCAATATTTATCTCGAGGCAGTTTGGCAATTAAGAGAGTGAAATAAAGAGTGCGTGTTCTAATTTAT is a window encoding:
- the pilB gene encoding type IV-A pilus assembly ATPase PilB yields the protein MNKPLPALAQTLINLDLADRSDIEEIVVEHNEPKEIVQQLNQRGVLSSYDLSKQFSDRFGSPLFDLGAFDLTQIPTDLVDMKLVERHTALPLFRRGKNLFVAVFDPTNKSAIDEIKFYTGLQVLPIQAELSALEGAIQKIQEEQSATLEDFLGDGDMELDLEDDTGSDDKPRDDLDFDPNEAPIVKYVNKILVDAINRGASDIHIEPFERELRIRFRIDGILHKITTQPISFAPRIVARVKILAKLDIAERRIPQDGRVKLKVARNKAYDFRVNTLPTVYGEKVVMRILDSSAANLDLTTLGFTKEQLGLYSAAVARPYGMVLITGPTGSGKTVTLYSALNMLNEPTKNISTVEDPVEIQLPGITQVNINEKANMGFADALRAFLRQDPDILMLGEIRDLETAEIAIKAAQTGHMVLSTLHTNDAPATLTRLLNMGVPAFNVASAVQLIVAQRLVRRLCQQCKIDAELPEKALLDAGYKPEEIGTFTPFTANPKGCASCTEGYKGRAGVFQVMPISEAIKTMIMEGCTERDIERQAEKEGTIDLRRSGLIKVKGGLTSLEEIERVTNV
- a CDS encoding type II secretion system F family protein codes for the protein MAKTNQKKVFEFDWEGVNQKRATTGGSIEAPTLSQARAILRQRGVRVTKIKRKPKPLFSSSKPIKSVDISFASRQMATMIGAGIPIAQTLRAIGKGHDSQSMEKLMMELAREVESGTSLSNALKKHPKYFNRLFTSLTEAGEESGKLDTMLDRVATYNEKLEAIKSKVKSAMMYPLIVLFVSVVVTILLLLFVIPQFETLFQGVGADLPTLTRIIVDMSEWMQEYWWMFVLGIAGVAVGFVFSYKRSEKLKFTMDRVLIRLPAFGVILQKSALARFARTLSIIFGAGVPLVDGMDTVGASTGNRVYQKAVSDVKADISTGRGLENSMAQTKVFPNMMLQMVASGEESGELEIMLDKVADFYEREVDDAVDALSSIIEPMMIVFLGGIIGTMVLAMYMPIFKMASVF
- a CDS encoding WecB/TagA/CpsF family glycosyltransferase, with protein sequence MNLPRTVDVLGLKYSVTDYKAATDLVLKAAHEKRHFSLYALPVHGVIERRRDNEFAQACDSATMIVPDGQPIRWMMNWLHDANLADRVYGPTLLRHVLLGPHTEEFRVYVYGGRTPAVQQAFIDHIETTYTNVRVCGRYREDSADVQTLTAAMVNATQPNLVLVGLGCPKQEKWIAQQQHDISAALMGVGAAFSFFSGDQKTAPGWMQDFGLEWLFRLGQEPRRLWQRYLYTNSLFVLLAIGALAKHTLGLKK